A genome region from Hymenobacter tibetensis includes the following:
- a CDS encoding TonB-dependent receptor, with protein sequence MNKIYYTAAIQAFTAFAATSAYAQEATNISGIVQTEAGVPLPGATVFIKGSFIGSSTNREGKFILKADFTNLPVVLSVSFVGYESREVSLSQPDNSVQVVLKPNATLTNEVIASASRVEEGILQAPVTVEKLNTQQVERIPTADLQVGLNQYKGIDVNSASLLMNSLSTRGFNSAKSERLIQLTDYFDTQSPSLNVNAGNLQGLPELDVESIEVIHGPASALYGANAFNGVLLLNSKDPFVTEGLSVRVRGGERSYFDGQVRYAKKLTEKLAFKIVGSYLTANDWMPSNYAATSLRVERGNNPENSTLGYDAVNRYGEVGGYTFANATSTPAELRGKTVYMPGFTEQELVANDDQAKSIKIHPSLSYLLSSNVKVTVGVNYNRGTASYQSSSRYRFHDFGTNQFHGEVKGTRWFIRGQSVQDFGADSYDLSFLGSFIQTSTISPDGTGPTYAQSYYSAYLTEYQTSRARGNSVNDALASAQQVAASRQLKATDARFQQLRTQIINDATPGRGARLNPSSLLNEGNAQYNLPLAENTDLIIGGAYRKFRLGSSGNLYSDDNERIQNHELGGYAQLTQKLFAERLKLAVAGRVDEFKNFKPAFSPRASAVYSAGASKQHNFRASYGRAFRSPTQLDQYIRLDVGRVVLLGNVGDGFKGFSTINAAGQPFGTPGVPLSSFEYEAPALTLERLSTYEVGYKGTLGEKVALDINYFRSYYNDFIGAQRFIGNRDGSRPSDVQLAAEFARPQQMPAETPFQSPSSQTRVLQVWTNARQEVRTQGAAVGLSYNVSTPLTLTANYSLNVLDRSNLPEDFQTFFNTPKHKYNVGANGNVARNLSYSVNYRWAQGHLYELPFAVGELKDYSAVDAYVGYAVPKLLTTFQVGGSNLLDNTNTQVYGGPNIGRLVFVGLLVDIK encoded by the coding sequence ATGAATAAAATCTACTACACAGCTGCAATACAAGCTTTTACAGCCTTTGCAGCTACTTCAGCTTATGCTCAGGAGGCTACTAATATCAGTGGCATCGTACAAACGGAAGCTGGCGTACCTCTGCCCGGCGCAACAGTATTTATCAAAGGAAGTTTTATAGGAAGCAGCACCAATAGAGAAGGTAAATTCATACTCAAAGCTGATTTCACTAATCTTCCGGTAGTACTATCAGTATCTTTTGTAGGCTACGAAAGCCGAGAAGTGTCTCTGTCGCAGCCCGACAACTCGGTGCAGGTGGTACTCAAACCGAACGCCACCCTGACCAACGAAGTAATTGCTTCGGCTTCGCGGGTTGAAGAAGGCATTCTGCAGGCTCCTGTAACAGTAGAGAAGCTGAATACGCAACAGGTTGAGCGCATTCCCACAGCTGATCTGCAAGTTGGCCTCAATCAATACAAAGGCATTGATGTGAACAGTGCCAGCTTGCTGATGAACTCGCTGAGCACACGCGGTTTCAACTCGGCCAAGTCGGAGCGCCTGATTCAGCTCACCGACTACTTTGATACCCAGTCGCCGAGCTTGAACGTGAATGCAGGTAATCTGCAAGGCTTACCCGAGTTGGATGTAGAAAGCATCGAGGTTATTCACGGCCCGGCTTCGGCACTGTACGGAGCCAACGCCTTTAACGGCGTGTTGCTGCTCAACTCCAAAGATCCTTTTGTAACAGAAGGCTTGAGCGTACGAGTACGGGGCGGCGAGCGGAGCTACTTTGATGGGCAAGTGCGATACGCCAAAAAACTCACCGAAAAGCTGGCGTTCAAAATAGTGGGCTCCTATCTGACAGCCAACGACTGGATGCCCAGCAACTACGCTGCTACCAGCTTACGCGTAGAGCGCGGCAACAATCCTGAAAACTCCACTTTAGGCTATGATGCGGTCAACCGTTACGGCGAGGTGGGAGGCTATACCTTTGCCAACGCCACCAGCACTCCAGCTGAACTACGAGGCAAAACGGTGTATATGCCCGGCTTCACCGAGCAAGAACTGGTAGCCAACGACGACCAAGCTAAATCAATCAAGATTCACCCTTCGCTTTCCTACCTGCTAAGCAGCAACGTGAAAGTGACGGTGGGAGTGAACTACAACCGTGGCACAGCCAGCTACCAGAGCAGCAGCCGCTACCGTTTCCACGACTTCGGTACCAACCAGTTTCATGGCGAAGTGAAGGGGACCCGCTGGTTTATACGTGGCCAGTCGGTACAGGACTTTGGAGCCGATTCGTATGACCTCAGCTTCTTAGGTTCGTTCATTCAAACCTCCACCATTTCGCCGGATGGGACTGGACCTACGTATGCGCAGTCCTACTACTCGGCGTACCTAACTGAATACCAGACGTCTAGAGCGCGGGGCAACTCGGTGAATGACGCTCTGGCGTCGGCACAGCAGGTAGCCGCTTCTCGGCAGTTGAAGGCAACTGACGCGCGGTTCCAGCAATTGCGCACGCAGATCATCAACGATGCCACCCCCGGCCGAGGCGCTCGACTTAATCCTAGCTCGTTGCTAAATGAAGGCAACGCTCAGTACAACTTGCCACTAGCTGAAAACACCGACTTAATTATCGGAGGAGCGTACCGCAAGTTCCGCCTAGGTTCGAGCGGCAACTTATACTCCGATGATAACGAGCGTATTCAGAACCACGAGCTGGGCGGCTATGCGCAGCTAACGCAAAAGCTATTTGCAGAGCGCCTGAAGCTGGCAGTAGCAGGCCGCGTAGATGAATTCAAAAACTTCAAGCCCGCATTTTCCCCCCGTGCTTCGGCGGTGTATTCAGCTGGTGCCAGCAAACAGCACAACTTCCGGGCTTCGTATGGCCGCGCTTTCCGTTCCCCTACTCAGCTCGACCAGTACATCCGCCTCGACGTAGGTCGTGTTGTTCTTTTGGGGAACGTAGGCGACGGTTTCAAGGGATTCAGTACCATCAACGCGGCCGGCCAGCCGTTTGGCACGCCTGGTGTTCCGCTCTCGTCGTTTGAGTACGAAGCTCCAGCGTTGACTTTGGAGCGCCTTAGCACTTATGAAGTAGGCTATAAGGGCACGCTGGGAGAAAAGGTGGCGCTGGACATCAACTATTTCCGGTCTTACTACAACGACTTCATCGGCGCTCAGCGCTTCATTGGCAACCGTGACGGGAGCCGGCCGTCGGATGTGCAGTTGGCAGCAGAGTTTGCTCGCCCACAGCAAATGCCCGCAGAAACGCCTTTCCAAAGCCCTTCTTCGCAAACCCGCGTACTACAAGTTTGGACCAATGCTCGTCAGGAAGTGCGCACACAGGGTGCCGCAGTGGGCTTGAGCTACAACGTATCGACACCGCTTACTTTGACGGCCAATTACTCGTTGAACGTTCTGGACCGCAGCAACTTGCCAGAGGACTTCCAAACGTTTTTCAACACTCCCAAGCACAAATACAATGTGGGAGCTAATGGTAATGTAGCCCGCAACCTGAGCTACTCCGTGAACTACCGTTGGGCACAAGGCCACCTCTACGAGTTGCCGTTTGCAGTAGGCGAGCTGAAAGATTACAGCGCTGTAGATGCATATGTGGGCTATGCAGTACCGAAGCTGTTAACCACTTTCCAAGTAGGTGGCTCCAACTTGTTGGACAACACCAACACCCAGGTATATGGGGGCCCGAACATCGGCCGGTTGGTTTTTGTAGGTCTCTTGGTTGATATTAAATAG
- a CDS encoding alpha-ketoglutarate-dependent dioxygenase AlkB family protein — MPLTPISLPQATVLLDTQFLSAEAATSLLAELSDTIAWRHEPIKIFGKEVMQPRLTAWYGDPGARYAYSGLALEPLPFTPALQQLREQVEAAANTRFNSVLLNLYRTGQDSMGWHADDEPELGPEPVIASISLGATRRFRMRPRHPDRLRHDSVALDLNSGSLLLMRGTTQQHWLHAIPKTARPTTPRLNLTFRLVTTA; from the coding sequence GTGCCCCTGACGCCTATTTCACTTCCACAAGCCACTGTGTTGCTTGACACGCAGTTCCTTTCCGCGGAAGCTGCCACCAGCCTGTTAGCAGAGCTATCTGATACCATTGCGTGGCGGCACGAGCCCATCAAAATTTTCGGTAAGGAAGTGATGCAACCTCGGCTTACCGCTTGGTACGGCGACCCTGGAGCTCGTTATGCATATTCTGGCCTGGCCTTGGAGCCACTTCCCTTCACGCCCGCTTTGCAACAACTGCGCGAACAGGTGGAGGCTGCGGCGAATACTCGTTTCAACAGCGTGCTGCTCAACTTGTACCGCACCGGCCAAGACAGTATGGGGTGGCACGCCGATGATGAGCCTGAACTAGGGCCCGAGCCCGTTATTGCGTCTATTAGTTTGGGCGCCACTCGTCGTTTCCGCATGCGCCCGCGCCATCCTGACCGACTGCGTCACGACTCGGTTGCCTTGGACTTGAATTCGGGAAGCCTGCTGTTGATGCGTGGTACCACCCAGCAACATTGGCTTCACGCAATACCTAAAACCGCGCGCCCCACCACTCCCCGTTTGAATCTGACGTTTCGGTTGGTAACTACAGCATAG
- the kynU gene encoding kynureninase → MTSFDPTPGFAAQLDAQDPLRESRRQFHIPPGPDGQESVYMCGNSLGLQPRSARGAAELQFSNWEQMAVEGHFRGETPWLNFHARLADATARVVGAKPVEVVVMNNLTTNLHLLLVSFYRPTISRYKVLMEGGAFPSDQYALETQVKLHGLSPEDAIVELSPRPGEHTLRTEDITAKIQELGGSLATVVMGGINYYTGQVYDMETITRAGHAVGAKVGFDLAHAAGNIPLHLHDWDVDFACWCTYKYLNSGPGGVAGAFVHERFADQPELLRLAGWWGHDEEERFKMRKGFRPMRGAAGWQLSNSSILTMAVHEAALALHDAAGGMEALRRKSELLTGYLEFLIESLHLPKTVLEIITPADPTQRGCQLSLLVHQNGRNLFDHLMSVGITGDWREPNVIRLAPVPLYNSFQDVQRVGVALSEWAASQQG, encoded by the coding sequence ATGACCTCTTTTGATCCCACCCCCGGCTTTGCTGCGCAGCTAGATGCGCAAGATCCTTTGCGCGAGTCCCGCCGCCAGTTTCATATCCCGCCCGGTCCTGATGGGCAAGAAAGCGTGTACATGTGCGGTAACTCGTTGGGGCTGCAACCGCGCTCTGCACGCGGCGCGGCGGAACTGCAATTCAGCAACTGGGAGCAGATGGCAGTGGAAGGCCACTTTCGAGGTGAAACGCCCTGGCTGAATTTTCATGCCCGTTTGGCTGATGCTACTGCGCGCGTGGTAGGAGCTAAGCCCGTGGAAGTGGTGGTGATGAACAACTTGACCACTAATCTGCACTTGTTGCTGGTTTCGTTTTACCGGCCTACTATTTCGCGCTACAAGGTGTTAATGGAGGGCGGCGCGTTTCCGTCCGATCAATATGCCCTCGAAACGCAGGTGAAACTACATGGCCTCAGCCCCGAGGATGCCATTGTAGAACTCTCGCCTCGCCCCGGTGAGCACACGCTGCGCACCGAGGATATTACCGCCAAAATCCAAGAGTTAGGCGGTTCTTTGGCCACCGTTGTCATGGGCGGCATCAACTACTACACCGGCCAAGTATACGACATGGAGACCATTACCCGAGCTGGCCACGCAGTTGGGGCAAAAGTAGGATTCGACCTAGCACACGCGGCGGGCAACATCCCGTTGCATCTGCACGACTGGGACGTGGATTTCGCTTGCTGGTGTACGTATAAGTACCTGAATTCTGGTCCTGGTGGCGTGGCTGGTGCGTTCGTGCACGAGCGGTTCGCAGACCAACCCGAGCTACTCCGCCTAGCCGGCTGGTGGGGGCACGACGAAGAAGAGCGGTTCAAGATGCGGAAGGGCTTCCGGCCGATGCGTGGCGCCGCTGGCTGGCAGCTCTCGAACAGTTCTATTCTAACGATGGCGGTGCACGAAGCGGCACTCGCGCTGCACGATGCCGCTGGTGGCATGGAGGCGTTGCGGCGCAAAAGTGAGTTGCTGACAGGCTACTTAGAATTTCTGATTGAGAGCCTGCATCTCCCGAAAACGGTGCTCGAAATCATCACCCCAGCCGATCCTACGCAGCGCGGGTGCCAGCTTTCGTTGTTGGTGCATCAGAACGGCCGCAACCTATTCGACCACCTGATGTCTGTCGGTATTACCGGTGATTGGCGGGAACCCAACGTCATTCGTTTGGCTCCAGTACCATTATACAACTCCTTTCAAGATGTGCAGCGTGTTGGTGTCGCTTTGTCTGAGTGGGCTGCCTCTCAGCAAGGCTAG
- a CDS encoding amidohydrolase family protein: MSLSLHSAAASPLPSSSSLVIDIHTHILPERWPDLRERYGYGGFIRLEHHKPCCARMMQDDKFFREIQDNCWDPEVRMREYDQVGVQVQVLSTVPVMFSYWAKPLDALDLSQLLNDHIADVVRRYPRRFVGLGTLPMQAPDLAVRELERCMKMGLAGIQIGTHVNDWNLDAPELFEVFTAAQELGACVFVHPWDMMAQQKMPKYWLPWLVGMPAESTLALCSLVFGGVLERLPRLRVAVAHGGGTFASTIGRIEHGFKVRPDLCAVDNNVNPRAYLGRFWVDSLVHDPLMLDFLVKTLGPDKIVLGTDYPFPLGELTPGELIQSMAYAPEVKARMLGQNALDWLGLADSHLAGILAG; this comes from the coding sequence ATGTCCTTGTCACTCCACTCTGCCGCTGCCTCGCCGCTCCCATCTAGTTCGTCGCTCGTCATCGACATTCACACGCATATCTTGCCGGAACGCTGGCCCGACTTGCGCGAACGATATGGCTATGGCGGTTTCATTCGGCTGGAGCATCATAAGCCGTGTTGTGCCCGCATGATGCAAGACGACAAATTCTTCCGGGAAATACAAGACAACTGTTGGGACCCCGAAGTACGGATGCGGGAGTACGACCAAGTTGGTGTACAGGTGCAAGTGCTTAGCACGGTGCCCGTTATGTTCAGCTATTGGGCTAAGCCACTTGATGCCCTGGACCTCAGTCAATTACTCAACGACCATATTGCCGATGTGGTGCGCCGCTACCCCAGACGGTTCGTAGGCCTTGGTACGCTGCCCATGCAAGCCCCCGACTTGGCGGTTCGAGAACTGGAACGCTGTATGAAAATGGGGTTGGCCGGTATTCAGATTGGTACCCACGTCAACGACTGGAACCTAGATGCTCCCGAACTATTCGAGGTATTTACGGCGGCTCAAGAATTGGGAGCTTGTGTGTTTGTGCACCCCTGGGACATGATGGCCCAGCAGAAGATGCCCAAATACTGGTTGCCCTGGCTGGTTGGTATGCCCGCCGAAAGCACGTTGGCGCTGTGTTCGTTGGTATTCGGGGGCGTATTGGAGCGGTTGCCACGCCTGCGCGTGGCAGTGGCGCACGGCGGCGGTACGTTTGCTAGCACCATCGGCCGCATCGAGCACGGCTTCAAGGTCCGCCCCGACTTGTGCGCTGTCGACAACAACGTGAACCCGCGCGCTTACTTGGGACGTTTTTGGGTTGATTCACTGGTGCACGACCCGCTTATGCTTGACTTTCTGGTGAAAACCCTCGGCCCCGATAAAATTGTGCTGGGCACCGACTACCCATTTCCGCTCGGCGAGCTGACCCCGGGTGAACTGATTCAGTCCATGGCCTACGCTCCGGAAGTGAAGGCTCGGATGCTAGGTCAGAACGCGCTGGATTGGCTGGGACTCGCTGATTCACATTTGGCCGGAATTCTGGCGGGGTAG
- a CDS encoding 3-hydroxyanthranilate 3,4-dioxygenase, with protein sequence MPVARPFNLQNWIDEHRHLLKPPVGNQQVYKANQDFIVMVVGGPNARKDYHVDEGEELFLQLEGDIVVKIIEDGKPVDIEIKAGDMFLLPPKVPHSPRRPAGSIGVVLERYRTAGEVDGFQWYCENCGNKLYEEFAEITDIVSQLPPIMNRFWQDEHKRTCQVCGTVMAPPAPVAVPAE encoded by the coding sequence ATGCCTGTAGCCCGCCCCTTCAATTTGCAAAACTGGATTGATGAGCACCGCCATCTACTCAAGCCGCCCGTTGGCAACCAGCAGGTGTACAAGGCCAACCAAGATTTTATTGTGATGGTGGTAGGCGGCCCTAATGCCCGCAAAGACTACCACGTCGATGAAGGAGAAGAGCTGTTCCTACAGCTGGAGGGTGACATCGTGGTCAAGATTATTGAAGACGGCAAGCCAGTCGATATCGAAATCAAAGCCGGCGACATGTTTCTGCTGCCACCCAAAGTGCCCCACTCTCCGCGCCGACCAGCTGGGTCTATTGGTGTAGTGCTGGAGCGATACCGTACTGCTGGTGAGGTAGATGGGTTTCAGTGGTACTGTGAAAACTGCGGCAACAAGCTCTACGAGGAGTTTGCTGAAATAACAGATATTGTGAGCCAGTTGCCTCCCATTATGAACCGATTCTGGCAAGACGAACACAAACGGACCTGTCAAGTGTGTGGCACCGTTATGGCGCCTCCAGCTCCGGTGGCAGTTCCTGCCGAGTAG
- a CDS encoding SDR family oxidoreductase: protein MNLDFSSQRALVGGSTQGIGRAIAEELATGGATVTLLARNEDHLREVLATLPTPNNQVHDYVVADFTEPDTLTQQVQQYLTAHPEGFHILVNNTGGPAGGPILDAAVDAFRAAFEQHLVCNHLLAQAVVPAMQERGYGRIINIISTSVKQPLPGLGVSNTIRGAVANWAKTLANELGSWGITVNNVLPGATVTQRHTSLIEKKVAQTGQTTEEIETAMRKSIPANRFGQAEEVAAAVVFLASEAAGYITGTNVPVDGGRTGNL, encoded by the coding sequence GTGAATCTTGATTTTTCCTCTCAGCGCGCTCTAGTAGGCGGTAGCACTCAGGGTATTGGCCGAGCAATAGCCGAAGAATTAGCAACGGGTGGTGCCACCGTTACGCTATTAGCCCGAAACGAAGACCATTTGCGCGAAGTACTAGCTACTCTACCCACTCCCAACAACCAAGTCCATGACTATGTGGTTGCTGACTTCACCGAACCCGACACCCTTACCCAACAGGTGCAGCAGTACTTAACAGCCCATCCGGAGGGGTTCCATATTTTGGTTAACAACACCGGTGGTCCGGCAGGTGGCCCTATTTTGGATGCAGCTGTGGATGCTTTTCGGGCGGCTTTCGAACAACACCTCGTTTGCAACCATCTGCTGGCGCAAGCAGTGGTACCCGCTATGCAAGAGCGGGGCTATGGACGCATCATCAACATTATCAGCACCTCCGTAAAGCAGCCCCTACCCGGCCTGGGTGTTTCCAACACCATTCGGGGCGCCGTGGCCAACTGGGCCAAGACGCTGGCCAACGAATTGGGTTCCTGGGGTATCACCGTCAATAATGTTTTGCCTGGGGCTACCGTCACGCAACGGCACACTTCTCTCATCGAAAAGAAAGTGGCCCAAACCGGACAGACTACCGAGGAAATTGAAACGGCTATGCGCAAGTCCATCCCAGCCAATCGTTTTGGGCAAGCCGAAGAAGTAGCTGCCGCGGTGGTATTTCTGGCCTCTGAAGCGGCCGGCTACATCACGGGCACCAATGTTCCCGTTGACGGCGGGCGCACAGGAAATTTATAG
- a CDS encoding glycosyltransferase family 2 protein, producing the protein MSINKLSIIIPVYNEARTIHQILDLLRELTLVNNIEKEIIIVNDCSTDESVEVIQSYAARHPQMGVRLLQHSVNKGKGAALHTGIREATGEYVVIQDADLEYDPEEYNLLLKPVLRGFADVVYGSRFMGGNPHRILFFWHSIGNAVLTFLSNMFTDLNLTDIETCYKLFRRDIIQGLKLEENRFGFEPEVTAKVSRVPNVRIYEVGISYYGRTYAEGKKIGWRDGFRAIYCIVKYGLFR; encoded by the coding sequence ATATCCATCAATAAGCTCTCCATCATTATTCCGGTTTACAACGAAGCCCGTACCATCCATCAAATTTTGGATTTGCTGCGCGAGCTTACCCTAGTGAATAACATCGAGAAAGAGATTATTATAGTCAATGACTGTTCCACCGACGAGTCAGTGGAAGTCATCCAGTCGTACGCTGCACGGCACCCGCAAATGGGAGTAAGGCTGCTACAACACAGCGTCAACAAGGGAAAAGGCGCAGCTCTACATACCGGCATTCGGGAAGCAACCGGAGAGTATGTTGTCATTCAAGACGCTGACTTAGAGTATGACCCTGAAGAGTACAACTTGCTGCTCAAGCCCGTGTTGCGAGGGTTCGCCGATGTGGTGTATGGCTCACGCTTTATGGGCGGCAACCCTCACCGCATCCTGTTCTTCTGGCACAGCATCGGCAACGCGGTTCTAACGTTCCTGTCGAATATGTTCACGGACTTGAACCTAACCGATATAGAAACCTGCTATAAGCTATTCCGCCGCGACATCATTCAGGGCTTGAAGCTAGAGGAGAACCGTTTTGGGTTTGAACCAGAAGTAACCGCCAAAGTCTCGCGTGTACCCAATGTGCGCATCTACGAAGTAGGCATCAGCTACTACGGCCGAACATATGCCGAAGGCAAAAAAATTGGGTGGCGTGACGGCTTTCGAGCCATCTATTGCATCGTCAAATACGGTCTATTCCGATAA
- a CDS encoding class I SAM-dependent methyltransferase: MDLAYEQKYHQLEEQHWWFAGRRDAIRKLIHRMQVPLQADILEIGCSAGPLQQILHTDGYTSLTGIDISENAIALAKQRGVPNVSVMDGAKLDFADASFDFVLASDVLEHIEDEELAVREWTRVLRPGGRMLVFVPAFQMLWTHHDEVNHHYRRYTAAHLRRVLQQADLEVERSSYWNSTLFFPASVVRLAKRVYSRPVSDTADTGDLQQFPGWLNSLFSRLLKTENTFLKYGSFPVGVSVFALGRKR, translated from the coding sequence ATGGATCTGGCTTACGAGCAAAAGTATCATCAACTGGAAGAACAACATTGGTGGTTTGCTGGTCGCCGTGATGCTATACGCAAGCTGATCCACCGCATGCAAGTGCCTCTTCAAGCCGACATTTTGGAAATTGGCTGCTCAGCAGGACCCCTACAGCAAATTTTGCACACCGACGGTTACACCAGTTTAACAGGCATTGACATTAGCGAGAATGCCATTGCATTAGCCAAGCAGCGTGGCGTTCCGAATGTGTCGGTGATGGACGGAGCAAAACTCGATTTTGCAGACGCCTCCTTTGATTTTGTGTTGGCTTCAGATGTGCTGGAGCATATTGAAGACGAAGAATTGGCAGTGCGCGAATGGACGCGCGTACTCCGGCCGGGTGGCCGTATGCTGGTATTCGTACCGGCCTTTCAAATGCTGTGGACGCACCACGACGAAGTCAATCATCATTACCGTCGTTACACAGCAGCTCACCTGCGGCGGGTCTTACAACAAGCTGATTTGGAAGTAGAGCGTTCTTCCTACTGGAACTCCACACTGTTTTTTCCTGCTTCAGTGGTGCGCCTAGCCAAACGAGTGTACTCCCGCCCCGTCAGCGATACTGCGGACACTGGTGATTTGCAACAGTTTCCTGGCTGGCTTAATAGCCTGTTTAGTAGGTTGCTGAAGACCGAGAATACGTTTCTAAAATATGGTTCATTTCCGGTGGGAGTCAGTGTATTTGCGTTAGGCCGCAAACGTTAG
- a CDS encoding glycosyltransferase family 2 protein yields the protein MDLSIVIPIYNEEDNIRALYERLCGVVGPMHLRYEFIFVNDGSKDRSLALVQELASHDERVRYIDFSRNFGHQIAVTAGLDLSVGEAVVIIDADLQDPPELIVPLYQKLQQGHEVVYAKRRTRQGESVAKKFTAKLFYRILARITNISIPVDTGDFRIISRKVVDALKLMPEQSKFIRGQISWIGYRQTYVEYDRAERAGGETGYTYSKMIKLALDGITAFSDAPLKAATISGFIVSGVAFLVLLYTLYSRFVTKEYEPGWPSLMTSILFLGGVQLIAVGIIGEYISRLSANVRQRPLYIISDTNITRKTQQPTKELQ from the coding sequence ATGGATCTTTCCATTGTCATTCCTATCTACAACGAAGAGGATAATATCCGGGCGCTTTATGAGCGGCTATGCGGGGTTGTCGGTCCAATGCACTTACGCTATGAGTTCATCTTTGTCAATGATGGATCGAAGGACCGCTCATTGGCTTTGGTGCAGGAACTGGCGTCACATGATGAGCGGGTACGATACATAGATTTCAGCCGCAACTTTGGTCACCAGATTGCCGTGACGGCCGGGCTTGACTTATCGGTAGGCGAAGCAGTAGTGATTATCGATGCCGACTTACAGGACCCCCCAGAGTTGATTGTGCCGCTCTACCAGAAACTGCAACAGGGGCATGAGGTAGTGTATGCTAAGCGCCGGACCCGACAGGGAGAAAGTGTTGCCAAGAAATTCACGGCCAAGCTTTTCTACCGCATCCTTGCCCGCATCACTAATATTTCTATCCCGGTGGATACCGGTGATTTTCGTATTATTTCTCGCAAAGTGGTAGATGCCCTGAAGCTAATGCCCGAGCAAAGCAAGTTCATTCGGGGCCAGATTTCCTGGATCGGCTACCGGCAAACGTACGTTGAGTATGACCGCGCGGAGCGAGCAGGTGGCGAAACCGGCTATACCTACAGCAAAATGATCAAGCTGGCACTGGACGGGATTACTGCCTTTTCAGACGCGCCTCTCAAAGCCGCCACCATCAGCGGATTCATTGTATCAGGAGTGGCTTTCTTGGTGCTGCTGTACACCTTGTATTCACGTTTCGTAACCAAAGAATACGAGCCCGGATGGCCGTCTTTGATGACCAGCATCCTGTTTTTGGGCGGCGTACAACTTATTGCGGTAGGTATTATTGGAGAATATATTTCCCGGCTTTCTGCCAATGTGCGCCAACGCCCGCTCTATATCATCTCGGACACCAACATCACCCGAAAAACACAGCAGCCAACCAAGGAACTCCAATAA